Part of the Candidatus Hydrogenedentota bacterium genome is shown below.
GACGTTGCAGGCGGCGCAATGGTCACCGCATCGCACAATCCCATTGCGTACAACGGCGTGAAGTTCCTGCAGAACGTGGAAGGACACGGCATGTTCTTGCGCGAAGACCAAATCAAGCAGGTTTTCGCCATCCACGATGAGGGTCGCTTCGACTCGCGGCGCCGCGGCGAATGCCGCCCTGTTGCCGACATGGCCTCCGAGTTCAGCGACCCGCCGTATACCTCTGAATACCTATCGCGTTCACGCAGCGTCTTGCATGTGGACAATGCGGTCATTCTGGATTACCACCTGCATCGCGTGATCACCGCTATGGGAAAAGACCTCGATACCATACGCGCGCGCAGTTTTCGCGTTGCCATGGATGGCTGCGGCGGCGCGGGGATTCCAATCGATTACGTGCTTCTCGACTATCTCTACGCGCACGTGTTGCCGGTCAACGACAAGCCGGGAGTCTTCTCGCGCGGCATCGAACCCACACCCGCAAATCTCGAAGATTTATGCAGGCTGATGTCCGGCGAGAGTTCACCCTTCGACGTGGGATTTGTCACCGACTGCGACAACGATCGCTGTGTGTTGGTAGCGCGTGACCCGGATACCGGCGTCTATGTACCCTTGGAAGAAGACTATACATTCGCCATCGCGGTTGATCAGGTTCTCGGAACCCTTTCCGAAGGGCGAACAGTCGTCACGAACTGGTCTACATCGCAAATGGTGAAAGATATCTGTTCGGCGCACCATGCCAACTTGCGCCGTGTTCCCACTGGCGAGGTGTATACCGCCAGCGACGCGAAGCACTTCCACGCCGCGATAGCGGGCGAAGGGAGCTGCGCCGGCGTGATCGACCCCCGAGTCGGCATGGGGCGCGACGTTCTTGTGGCGATTTGGCATGTCCTTGCTGCCCTCGCCCACAAGAAAGATGACCTGATGACGATCACGCGGGGATATCCTCATCACGCAAAAACGAATTGCGACCAAGCCACAAACCTCTCGCCTGACGGCATGCGCAAGATTGTTGAGCGCCTGCAAGTCTTCTATGCGGGAAAGCCGGACTTGGCGTTCATGAGCCGAGAGGACGGCCTGATCGTCGCCTTCAAAGATCACTCGCGCCTTCAGATTCGCTCATCAAACACCGAGCCTCTGCTGCGAGTGAGAACCTCTTCGCCGGATTCCGGCAAGTCTGCCGCACTTGCGGAAGAAGCACTGAAGCATATTGAGAAATTTGCGGACCAATTGAACAAAGAAAAAGAGAGCCAATCAGTATCGGGCGGATAGCGGTTCAGCAATCCAAAACGATTCAGGAGTCTTGAGGAATGCGACTAGGTCTAAGACGGTTAACGTACGTGCTGATAGTAGCGAGTATTCTGACCCTATCCGTGGGACTCGCGCAGGAAACTTCGACCAGCGGAATTCTTGCCGATCTCTCGCGCCTCAAGAACTTCACTGTGGGCCGCGAATCGAGCGTTGATCCCACCGGCGGCAATGCGGACGGCCGGCACGACTGGCCGCTGAAGCCTGGAGAGACGCGGACTCTTGCGGACCTAAAAGGCGCGGGTGCAATTGTCCACATCTGGATCACAATTGCGTCCAAGGACGAGCAATACCTGAAGAATCTCGTACTGCGCATGTACTGGGACGGCGAAGAGAATCCCTCGGTAGAAGCGCCCATCGGGGACTTTTTCGGCCTGGGCATGGGCCGCTACTACCAGTACTCGTGCTTGCCGATTCAAATCGGAGTTGACCGCGGACTGAACTGTTTTTGGCGCATGCCATTCGGCAATGGGGCGAGGGTAACGGTGACCAACGATGGCCCACTTCCGGCTATCGCTTTCTACTACTACATCGATTACCAAAAGTACGAGAAACTGCCGGATGACGAGTTGCGCTTTCACGCGCAGTATCGTCAGGAGTATCCCTGCGCGCCGGGAGCCAACTATGTCTTCCTGGAGGCCAAAGGCCGCGGACACTATGTGGGATGCAACCTCTCGCTTCAGGACCGCGCAGGAGGGTGGTGGGGCGAAGGCGACGACATGATCTTCGTTGACGACGACTCAAAGCCGGTCCTTCTAGGAACAGGTTCTGAGGATTACTTCTGCGGCGGGTGGGCGTACGGCGAATCGCAGACCCAGACATTCAGCAATCTCTATTTTGGCGCTCCCCTGATCGAGGGCGGTCATAACCAAAACGCTGTCTGGAACGTCTACCGATATCACCTCGAAGATCCAATTCCCTTCACGAAGAGCATCAAAGTGACGATGGAGCACGGCCACGCCAACAATCGAAAAGACGATTTCTCGTCTGTTGCGTATTGGTATCAAACGGAACCGCATGTGCCGTTTCCGCCCATGGCGAAGGCTGGTGAGCGGCTTCCAGCCAAGGCAACCGTATTTGTCGAGCCCTGGGTAATTGAGGCAGAGGCACTCGCTCCGTTGTTCGGAAATCCCGCTGTTGTGGCCGAATCCACGGCGAACTTCGGGAATCTGTGGAGTGACGGTGCTCACTTGAAGGTCAATGCGACCGAGCCGTCCACCTTCAAGGCAGTGCTACCTGTGTCTCCAAGCGATGCCGGAGCCTACGCAATGGAGGTCTGGTATACCGCAGGTCCGGACTATGGCCGTTGCGAATTGTGGGTCAACGGCAAGAAGGCTTGTGAGTGGGACGGCTACAACGCAAGCGTGACCACGCGAAAGAAGTTGGAGAGCCTCGGTTCGTTGGTGCTTGAAAAGGCCAATAACACAATTGAGTTGCGCATTGTCGGCAAGAACGATGCGTCAAAAGGGTATCTCATGGGGTACGACTGCTACCGAGTCTCTCCAAAGTAGAACGAGAGCATTGGATACGGCAGTCGCGTGAATAGTAACAACAGGCAGCGGGGAGGGAGTACGGAGATGACAACAAGCAATAAGCTAGGGTGGAGGCTTGCCGCGCAAGCATGGTCTTTTCATCACTTCACCCTTTTTGAAGCAATCGACAAGACGGCGGCTCTTGGTCTGAAGTACATTGAAGCGTATCCGGGGCAAGCATTGAGCCCGGTAGAACCGGAGACAGTCTTTGACCCCAACCTTGACGCAGCCGGTCTGGAGAAGACCAAAGCTAAGCTTCGGTCGGCCGGTATTTCGCTCGTCAATTTCGGTGTGGTGAATCTGCCGAACAACGAAATGGAGTCACGCAAAGTCTTTGAGTTTGCCAAAGAGATGGGCATCGAGACTATTGTCTCTGAGCCCCCTCTGGATGCGTTCGATTTGTTGGACAGACTCTGCGCGGACTACGCCATCAATGTGGCCATTCACAATCATCCCGCTCCCTCTCCGTATTGGAATCCAGATACTGTACTCGCTGCCTGCAAAGGAAGAAGCGCTCGCATTGGTGCGTGCGCCGATACGGGGCACTGGGTCCGCTCCGGAATCGATCCGTTGGAAGCGATGCGCAAGCTCGAAGGCCGAATCATCAGTTTCCACAGCAAAGACGTGGACGTACATTCGCCCGAAGCCCAGGATGTCCCATGGGGAACCGGTATCGGAGACATGAAGGGGCAATTGGAGGAGATCCGGCGTCAAGGTATTAAGCCTGTCATCTCTATCGAATACGAGCTGCCCACGAATGCCGATCCGCAGTGCGACATGGCAAAGTGTATTGCATACTATGAATCGGTGTGCGGCACGCTATAACGATGTGTTTATCTAGCAAGACGCACGAGAGAATTGTGTAACCACTATAGGAGATCCGCGATGACCTTGAATACGAGACGGCCGGTGAGAATTGGGATTATTGGCGTAGGACAAATCGGGAAGGTGCATCTGGACAACTACGCGAAGGTCCCGGGCGCGGAAGTCGTCGCGGCATTTGACATAGATGGAACTGAACTGGAGCGAGTAGCCGAGCAATACAAGATTCCGCACACTCACGAGTCGTTCAAGGACCTGTTGCAGCGAGACGACATCGAGGCCGTTGATGTCTGTCTTCACAATAATCTGCACGCTCCGATCACGATTGCGGCGCTGGAAGCCGGGAAGCATGTCTACTGCGAGAAGCCTATGGCGGGCACCTACGTCGACGCCAAATCCATG
Proteins encoded:
- a CDS encoding sugar phosphate isomerase/epimerase, giving the protein MTTSNKLGWRLAAQAWSFHHFTLFEAIDKTAALGLKYIEAYPGQALSPVEPETVFDPNLDAAGLEKTKAKLRSAGISLVNFGVVNLPNNEMESRKVFEFAKEMGIETIVSEPPLDAFDLLDRLCADYAINVAIHNHPAPSPYWNPDTVLAACKGRSARIGACADTGHWVRSGIDPLEAMRKLEGRIISFHSKDVDVHSPEAQDVPWGTGIGDMKGQLEEIRRQGIKPVISIEYELPTNADPQCDMAKCIAYYESVCGTL
- a CDS encoding DUF2961 domain-containing protein; translation: MRLGLRRLTYVLIVASILTLSVGLAQETSTSGILADLSRLKNFTVGRESSVDPTGGNADGRHDWPLKPGETRTLADLKGAGAIVHIWITIASKDEQYLKNLVLRMYWDGEENPSVEAPIGDFFGLGMGRYYQYSCLPIQIGVDRGLNCFWRMPFGNGARVTVTNDGPLPAIAFYYYIDYQKYEKLPDDELRFHAQYRQEYPCAPGANYVFLEAKGRGHYVGCNLSLQDRAGGWWGEGDDMIFVDDDSKPVLLGTGSEDYFCGGWAYGESQTQTFSNLYFGAPLIEGGHNQNAVWNVYRYHLEDPIPFTKSIKVTMEHGHANNRKDDFSSVAYWYQTEPHVPFPPMAKAGERLPAKATVFVEPWVIEAEALAPLFGNPAVVAESTANFGNLWSDGAHLKVNATEPSTFKAVLPVSPSDAGAYAMEVWYTAGPDYGRCELWVNGKKACEWDGYNASVTTRKKLESLGSLVLEKANNTIELRIVGKNDASKGYLMGYDCYRVSPK